One region of Oryza glaberrima chromosome 7, OglaRS2, whole genome shotgun sequence genomic DNA includes:
- the LOC127779495 gene encoding uncharacterized protein LOC127779495 gives MVRFFCFSSSTSTTHHRAKEHFLPAEQVILGASQKDTMLAVSQMDSQDQTVKSNAGSASPNQLTDVNDHSNVSRQYDTSPSSHQECWRSEDLNRYACSDDSKESGHLKKSLSLGNMLHKDHDHHFSEGAECDIIDCDHKGHCSSLKSNSAVGDSAKLNTKGNENAFDALSDLVSPSGDHVVDSDSHYMCYDQTKFPRSQSAIFQNNSNCGTEGSADSEILGPRCRSYEDLCSAVSEKVDYLNSDLCSAVSEKVDYLNSDLCSAVSEKVDYLNSVEPHHSKSNLDVQCAGPSSPDVYERMNFEDNGSIGCSDAADGGQRSTASAEESFVRDGVLSHEYWDNKHVSGHQSVDPVAPYYSGTGDGSHHSNNDRGINEALDQERKDNLWNRDSTPYHKSLVIDASDLKLCDSKDISEELKHNRTGINDNQYFDVDPDELSPRTFSIKRIEDWINQIDIDDDTLVEEQGESSNSVLTKYNEPVAGVPAVRPDAKSPLGMEIAYTYISKLTPTSSSAQLGNLGLVAIPRLSAFLGLRLLNLSGNSIVRITAGALPRGLHMLSLSKNNISTIEGLRELTRLRLLDISYNRISRIGHGLASCSSLKELYLGGNKISEVDGLHRLLKLKVLDLRHNKISTSKGLGQLAANYSSLEAVNLDGNPAQKNVGDEHLKKYLVGLLPNLGFYNKHPIRASGSKEVSDRHTRKISSSHRSDRSGRSDRKSSRLVASTSSYKAQSSRHAHSGHASSSFLKNPRGRSMAVAASGPRLMEYGSAGDV, from the exons ATGGTTAGGTTTTTCTGCTTCTCATCCTCGACCAGTACCACACATCATAGGGCAAAG GAACACTTTCTGCCAGCTGAACAAGTCATTCTCGGTGCTTCACAGAAGGATACCATGCTTGCTGTTTCACAGATGGATTCTCAGGATCAAACAGTGAAGTCCAACGCTGGATCAGCAAGTCCAAACCAGTTGACAGATGTAAATGATCATTCAAATGTTAGCCGGCAGTATGATACTAGCCCATCGTCTCATCAAGAATGCTGGAGATCTGAAGACTTGAACAGATATGCATGCTCTGATGACAGTAAGGAGTCTGGCCACCTAAAGAAGAGCCTATCTCTTGGAAACATGCTTCACAAGGATCATGATCATCATTTTAGTGAAGGTGCTGAATGTGATATTATCGACTGTGACCACAAAGGCCATTGCTCTAGTTTGAAAAGCAATTCAGCTGTTGGAGATTCTGCTAAGTTAAACACTAAGGGCAATGAGAACGCTTTTGATGCCTTGTCTGACTTGGTCAGTCCTTCAGGTGACCATGTTGTTGACTCTGATAGCCACTACATGTGTTATGACCAGACCAAATTTCCAAGATCACAATCTGCTATATTTCAGAATAATTCCAATTGTGGCACAGAAGGTTCTGCTGATTCTGAGATACTAGGGCCTCGTTGCAGGTCTTATGAAGATCTGTGTTCAGCGGTTAGTGAGAAGGTTGATTATCTGAATAGCGATCTGTGTTCAGCGGTTAGTGAGAAGGTTGATTATCTGAATAGCGATCTGTGTTCAGCAGTTAGTGAGAAGGTTGATTATCTGAATAGCGTCGAGCCACATCACTCTAAATCAAATTTGGATGTGCAATGTGCTGGACCTTCTTCTCCAGATGTCTATGAAAGAATGAACTTTGAGGACAATGGTTCAATAGGTTGTTCTGATGCTGCTGATGGGGGTCAAAGGTCTACTGCAAGTGCAGAAGAAAGTTTTGTTAGGGATGGGGTGCTAAGTCATGAATATTGGGATAACAAACATGTGAGCGGTCACCAATCAGTTGATCCAGTTGCCCCCTACTACTCTGGTACAGGGGATGGCTCTCACCATTCCAACAATGACCGTGGCATCAATGAAGCTCTAGATCAAGAGAGAAAAGATAACTTGTGGAACAGAGATAGCACTCCCTACCACAAATCACTTGTCATTGATGCGAGTGATCTAAAGTTGTGTGATTCAAAGGATATTAGTGAAGAACTCAAGCACAACAGAACTGGAATTAATGACAATCAGTATTTCGATGTGGACCCAGATGAACTTTCCCCAAGAACTTTTAGCATTAAAAGAATTGAGGATTGGATCAACCAAATTGATATTGACGATGACACCCTTGTTGAGGAGCAAGGAGAAAGTTCAAACTCGGTGTTGACAAAATATAATGAGCCGGTGGCTGGTGTTCCTGCTGTCCGACCTGATGCTAAAAGTCCTCTTGGCATGGAGATAGCTTACACTTATATTTCGAAATTGACTCCTACTTCTTCGTCGGCACAATTAGGAAACCTTGGCTTGGTTGCAATTCCAAGATTGAGCGCTTTCTTAGGCCTACGCTTGTTGAACTTGTCTGGGAATTCAATTG TGCGAATAACTGCAGGAGCTCTTCCAAGGGGTCTTCACATGTTAAGCTTGTCAAAGAATAATATCTCAACAATTGAGGGCCTTAGAGAATTGACACGCTTACGCTTACTGGACATCAGCTATAATAGGATATCCAGAATTGGCCATG GTTTGGCGTCCTGTTCTTCTTTGAAGGAGTTGTATCTGGGTGGTAACAAGATCAGTGAGGTAGATGGTCTTCACCGTCTTCTGAAGCTGAAGGTTCTGGACCTGCGCCACAACAAGATCTCCACATCGAAGGGGCTTGGCCAGCTGGCTGCAAACTATAGTTCTCTTGAAGCTGTAAACCTAGATGGGAACCCAGCACAGAAGAATGTAGGTGATGAGCACCTGAAGAAGTACCTTGTAGGTCTCTTGCCGAACCTTGGTTTCTACAACAAGCATCCTATAAGAGCATCTGGCTCAAAAGAGGTATCGGACCGGCACACCCGCAAGATTTCTTCTTCCCACCGTTCCGATCGCAGCGGTAGATCGGATCGTAAATCCTCGAGGTTGGTGGCTAGCACATCGTCCTACAAGGCACAGAGTTCACGGCATGCGCATTCTGGGCATGCCTCGAGCTCTTTTCTGAAGAATCCAAGGGGCCGAAGCATGGCGGTGGCAGCTTCAGGGCCGAGACTGATGGAATATGGCAGCGCCGGGGATGTTTAG
- the LOC127779496 gene encoding sugar transport protein MST3, which translates to MAGGAVVSTGAGKDYPGKLTLFVFFTCVVAATGGLIFGYDIGISGGVTSMDPFLKKFFPEVYRKKQMADKNNQYCKYDNQLLQTFTSSLYLAALVSSFFAATVTRVLGRKWSMFAGGLTFLIGAALNGAAENVAMLIVGRILLGVGVGFANQSVPVYLSEMAPARLRGMLNIGFQLMITIGILAAELINYGTAKIKAGWGWRVSLALAAVPAAIITLGSLFLPDTPNSLIDRGHPEAAERMLRRIRGSDVDVSEEYADLVAASEESKLVQHPWRNILRRKYRAQLTMAICIPFFQQLTGINVIMFYAPVLFDTLGFKSDASLMSAVITGLVNVFATLVSIFTVDRLGRRKLFLQGGAQMVVCQVVVGTLIAVKFGTSGIGDIPKGYAAVVVLFICMYVAGFAWSWGPLGWLVPSEIFPLEIRPAGQSINVSVNMLFTFVIAQAFLTMLCHMKFGLFYFFAGWVVIMTVFIALFLPETKNVPIEEMVLVWKSHWFWRRFIGDQDVHVGANHVSNNNKLQP; encoded by the exons atggccggcggcgcggtggtgagCACGGGGGCAGGCAAGGACTACCCTGGCAAGCTCACcctcttcgtcttcttcacatgcgtcgtcgccgccaccggtggTCTCATCTTCGGATATGACATCGGTATATCAG GTGGTGTGACGTCCATGGACCCGTTCCTGAAGAAGTTCTTCCCGGAGGTGTATCGGAAGAAGCAGATGGCGGACAAGAACAACCAGTACTGCAAGTACGACAACCAGCTGCTGCAGACCTTCACGTCGTCGCTCTACCTCGCCGCCCTCGTCTCCTCCttcttcgccgccaccgtcacccgCGTCCTCGGCCGCAAGTGGTCCATGTTCGCCGGCGGCCTCACCTTCCTCATCGGCGCCGCCCTCAACGGCGCCGCCGAGAACGTCGCCATGCTCATCGTCGGTCGTATCCTCCTCGGTGTCGGCGTCGGCTTCGCCAATCAG TCGGTGCCGGTGTACTTGTCGGAGATGGCGCCGGCTCGGCTGCGGGGGATGCTGAACATCGGGTTCCAGCTGATGATCACCATCGGCATCCTGGCGGCGGAGCTGATAAACTACGGGACGGCGAAGATCAAGGCCGGGTGGGGATGGCGGGTGAGCCTGGCGCtggccgccgtccccgccgccatcaTCACCCTCGGCTCCCTCTTCCTCCCGGACACCCCCAACTCGCTCATCGACAGGGGCCacccggaggcggcggagcgcaTGCTCCGGCGCATCCGCGGCTCCGACGTGGACGTGTCGGAGGAGTACGCGGACCTGGTGGCGGCGAGCGAGGAGTCGAAGCTGGTGCAGCACCCGTGGCGCAACATCCTCCGCCGCAAGTACCGCGCCCAGCTCACCATGGCCATCTGCATCCCCTTCTTCCAGCAGCTCACGGGCATCAACGTCATCATGTTCTACGCCCCCGTGCTGTTCGACACCCTGGGGTTCAAGAGCGACGCGTCGCTCATGTCCGCCGTCATCACGGGCCTCGTCAACGTCTTCGCGACGCTGGTGTCCATCTTCACCGTGGACCGGCTGGGGCGGCGGAAGCTGTTCCTGCAGGGCGGGGCGCAGATGGTGGTGTGCCAGGTGGTGGTGGGGACGCTGATCGCCGTCAAGTTCGGGACGAGCGGCATCGGCGACATCCCCAAGGGGtacgcggcggtggtggtgctctTCATCTGCATGTACGTGGCGGGCTTCGCGTGGTCGTGGGGCCCACTGGGGTGGCTCGTCCCCAGCGAGATCTTCCCGCTGGAGATCAGGCCGGCGGGGCAGAGCATCAACGTGTCGGTGAACATGCTCTTCACCTTCGTCATCGCGCAGGCCTTCCTCACCATGCTCTGCCACATGAAGTTCGGCCTCTTCTACTTCTTCGCCGGATGGGTGGTCATCATGACCGTCTTCATCGCCCTCTTCCTCCCGGAGACCAAGAACGTCCCCATCGAGGAGATGGTGCTCGTCTGGAAGTCCCACTGGTTCTGGCGCCGATTCATCGGAGACCAAGACGTCCACGTCGGAGCCAACCACGTCTCCAACAATAATAAGCTCCAACCATAA